GCTGCCGGCGCCCTTCCTGCGTCGCTGCGTGCGCTACACCATGCCCAAGCCCACGGTCGCTCTGATACGTGAAGTGGTACGCGGTCACCTGAACATGGAGGTGTCCGACACCGGGCCGACAGCGGATCTCGTCGACGACTTCGTGCGACGTGTCGCGGCGGGCGAGAGCGTCGCCATCGACCAGTTGCTGGGGACCCTGCACCTCCTGAACGGACCGGCCCGGTCGGAGGGCGTGGAGCGCGAGCGGCTGATCGGCCTCTTGATGAAGGATCTCTCGGGTGCCTGACACCACCCCGGATGCCGCCGCTGCCCTGAACAAGGTCGTCGAGGCCCTCCACGGCCTCGACCGGGACCTGGACGGGGTGTCGGTGGCCGAGCTGCTCTGGCTCGCAGCCGGGGCACAGAACCGGGCAGCCGGGGGAGACGGGAGCGGAATCACCCGGGGCGCGAGCGCGAGCGCCTCGGCCTCCGATCCGCGCGAAGGCCTCAGCGACTGGGATCGTCTTCGCAAGCCGCTGTACGAACCGTCGGCGGGTGGCAGCGGCGCCGCGCTGCCCGCCCGGGTGGTGTCCCTGCCACGGGGCGCAGCGCTGCCGCGTGCCAGGGAACTCGCCACCGCATTACGGCCGTTGAGGCGGCCATGGCTCGCCGGGCGCAGACAGCAGCTGGACATCGAGGCAACGGTGTCCGACTACGCCCGGACCGGAGAGCTCGTCCCCGCGTTCCGCCCCACCCCGGAGCGCTGGTTCGACCTGACAGTCGTACTCGACCGGTCGCCCACGATGGCTGTCTGGGGAGACACCGTCGATGAGCTGCTGAAGGTCCTTTCGAGGACGGGCGTTTTCCGTACCCTCCGTGTCCGGGACGTCAGCATCTGGGACGCCGACTCCGAGCCGCGCTCCGCTCAGGGCAGACCGCCAGGAGCCGGACCACGGAACGCACAGCCACGACGTCTCATTCTCGTCGTCTCCGACTGCGTTTCCGGTGCGGGCGGCGACAACCGGCTGTGGGACCGGATCCATCACTGGGCCGGAGCGATCCCCACCGTGCTCCTGAATCCCCTGCCGCCGAAAATCTGGCGGCACTCGGGCCTGGATCTCCCGGCGGTCCGGGTCACGCCACCCGCTGTTCCCAGCGTGCGCAACGCCCAACTGCGGTTTACCGCACCACCCTTGATGGACCACGATTTCCAGCAACGCGGTAGTCGGCGGCATACATGGCTGCCCGTGCCGATCGTCGGCCTGTCGCCGCGCGCCGTCGCCAAATGGGCCCGCACTCTCATGCGGGGCGACCCGGAGGGGTGCGAGGCAGTGCTCGTCCCTGAACCGGGCCTTCTCCATCGGCCACCCGCCCCAGAAGGCACTTCACCCGACGGGGCGCTGCTCGTCGAGGCTTTCCTCCACCGTGCTTCCACGGCAGCTGTGCGCCTGGCCGTGCTCTGCTCCCCCTACCCGCAGTTGAATATCGCACTGTTGCACCTCGTGCGTCAGGAACTCGTCCCCGAAGCGACGTCGGCCGACGTCGCCGAAGTGGTCGTCGGCGGTCTGGTGTCGATCGTCGAGGGCGAGACGGGACGGGGCGGTCCCGTGCTGCGATTCCGCGAGGGCGTGGGCGAACGCCTGGCTTCCAGACTTGGCGCGCGAGACGCTCTGCGCACTCACGACGCCGTAAGCCGCTTCATCGCCGCGCACGCCTTGGCACCGTCGCGTTTCCCGGCCCTTGTGCCCGACGCCGCAGGAGACGCGGAAATCGCATCCGGTCTCGTGCCGTTCGCCGCCGCGTCCGCGCGGACGCTCCGTTCACTGGGCTTGGCCGTCGAGGAGGTGGCCACGACGGCACAGGAGCCGACCGCCGTTGAGGCACCCCTACCTTCGCCGGGTCGGACCATTGCGCTGGGAACGGCGTCCGAGGTGGACGAAGCACGACAGCTCAGAGCCCGCCCTGTACCACGGGACCCGGCCCGTCGGCCGTACTTCTTCCTGAGCTATGCCCACACGCCGCGGTACGGGACCGGCGGTCCCGACCCGGACATGTGGGTGGAGCGGCTCTTCCGCGATCTCTGCGGCCATGTCATGGCGATGACCGACCTTCCGGCCGGCGTGCCCGCCGGCTTCATGGACCGGGAGATCCGGACGGGGGAGGGCTGGTCCGAGCGGCTCGGCGAAGTCCTCGGCACCTGCCGGGTGTTCGTCCCGTTGTTCTCGCCGCGGTACTTCACCAGCGAAACCTGTGGCAAGGAGTGGTACGCCTTCGCGCAGCGGGCGATCTACCACCAGGCGAAGAGCAACCGGCCGGCGGAGGCGATCGTGCCCGTGCAGTGGGTGCCGATGCCGCCGGAGCAACTGCCAGGTCCCGCCGAGCGGTTGCAGTTCAACCACCGGGCGATGGGCGACCGCTATGTCACCGACGGGCTCTACGGGCTGATCAAACTGCGAATATTCGCCGAGGAGTACGAGAGGGCGGTCTATGAACTCGCCAAACGGATCGTCAGCGCGGCGGATGCAACCCGCCTGGCCCCTGGTAGCCCTGTCGACTACCGGCATGCGCCCAGCGCCTTCGGGAGGCCCAGCGGCGGTGCCCGCCCGATGCATGTGACGGTTGCGGCGCCCACCAGGCACGATCTGCCCGACGGGCGCGCCTCCGACTACTACGGTACGCAGTCACAGGACTGGAACCCCTACTATCCGGACTCCGCACGGCCGTTGGCGTATGTCGCACAGGATCTGGTGCGCTCACTCAACTACCAGGCCACGGTCTCCTCCTTCGACCACGAGACGCAGTCGCAGCTCAGCCGGCCGCCCACGCGGCCCGAGCTGCTTCTCGTCGATCGCTGGGCGCTGGAGGACGAGGAGTGGCGTCAGCGGCTGGCCGCCTTCGACGCAGAGCCGCGGCCGTGGGTGAGCGTCGTCGTGCCGTGGAACCGGAACGACCCGCAGAGCCGGGTGGCGGAGGCAGAGCTGGTGCAGAGGCTCGAGCGGACCATGCCCCGTCAGATGCGGCAGGGCCGCGCCGCCTGCCGCGCGGCTGCCAGAGGAGTGCCCAGCATGGAGGCATTCGGGCAGCTCCTGCCGGAGGTGGTGGAGTCGGTGGCGCAGGAGTATCTGCGGCACGCCGAGGCCTTCCCGCCGGGAGGCGCGCGGCGAACCGAATACCCCGGTTCCCGCACCTACCACATCCCCTTGAGCGTTGAAGAGGGCGAAGACTCCTAGGGTTCCTGGTTACGTGGCGATGGCGGTGGTCATCCTCCGCCGGATCGGGCCGATGCTGCCGGTAAGCCGGTTCCGGCCGCAGTTGCCGGACGGCGGCCCGTTCAGGCTTCGTTGAGGACCAGGTCCACGACCGGGCGGTACTTCCGCTCCGTCGCGTCGTCCAGCGTCTCGTGCGTGGCGATACGGAAGATCAGGGCGCGGACGAGCAGTTGACACCAGTCGGGCAGGTGCGACCAGCGGTCGAGCAGCTCGGGCTCGGCCTCGTACCGGCACAGCGCGTCGACGGCGACGACCGCCGAGGCCCAGGCCGCGGGGCGCCAGTAGGGCGGCCAGTCGATGATCGCGGGCGGGTGGCCCGGCTCGAAGAGGACATTGCCCAGCAGATCGCCGTGGACGATCTGGGCGGGGGCCGAGACGGGACGGCGCGCGGCGAGGAGCGGCCCCAGCAGCGGGAAGTCCGGGGCCTGTTCGGTCTCTTCCCAGGCCAGCCGGTCCGCGTGGGACCAGGCGTTGTCGCGTACGCCGATGAAGCGCGGCCTGGGCAGGTCCGCCAGCGCCGCGTGGAAGGCCTCGCCCGCCCGGATCACGTCGTCCGCGCGGTGCGGATCGGTGGAACCGCCGATCGGCCGCCAGGCCTCCCAGCCGTACGCGGCCCAGGACCCGTCGGCCGCCGGAACCGGCCTGGCCACCCGGAAACCGGAGCTCTCCGGCAGATGGTGCAGTACACCCGCACGCCAGGTGGTCTCCGGCGCCATCGCGGCCGGCTTGAGCACCAGCGCGCCGGAGCGCCAGGCCGAACCCTGGCCGCCGTGGAGCGGAACCGGTGTTTCGGCTGCTCCGAACGCCTTGAGCGCGGAAGCGGGAGGGGCGGGGGACTGGCTCATGGCCGGAGAGCGTAGGCGGCCGGCCTGCACGGATGTCGAACTCCGCCTTCGCGCCCGATGAATTCGTGGTGCCGTGCGATCTCGGCCGGCCGCTGTACGAGGCGGTCGGCGCCCGGCTCGTCGCCGTCCGGGCAGTGTGACGGCCGAGTCCCGCATGGATCCCGGCGTGATCGCCGCACTACGGGAGCGCGGCCATGGCGTCACGGTCGGTGACGCCTGGTCGGAGGGCAGGCTGTGCGGGGTCGCCCGGGACCCGCGCACGGGCATCCTGTCCGCCGCGGCGAACCCCAGGGGAATGCGGGGTTACGCGGTGGGGCGCCGAGCGGACAGCGCGATGTCAGCGGGCCGTGCTTAGCTGGAAACATGATCGATGAATTTCTGAACGGTGATCTCTCCGACGTCGAGGAGGCGGTCCGCAAGGCGGCCGCCACCGAGATCACGCCGCGGTTCCGGCAGCTCGCCGCGCACGAGATCGTCGAGAAGAACGGCCCGCACGACCTGGTGACGACCGCCGACCGCCTGGCGGAGGAGCACCTCACCGCCTCCCTGACGGCCCTGCTTCCGGGGTCCGTCGTCGTCGGCGAGGAGGCGGTGCACGCGGATCCGTCCGTGTACGAGGCGCTGCGCGGCGACGCACCGGTGTGGATCGTCGACCCGGTCGACGGCACGCGCCAGTTCGTGCGCGGCGAGGTGGGCTTCTGCACCCTGGTCGCGCTGGCTCAGCACGGCGAGGTGTTCGCGTCCTGGACGTACGCGCCGGTGCTCGAGGAGATGGCGATCGCGGTACGGGGCGGTGGCGCGCGTCTCAACGGCACGGTGATCCGGTCGGGCTCGCCCACTCCGGGCGCGGTGCTGGAGGTGGCCCACTCGCACCCGGACTTCTCGACCCCCGACCAGCAGCGGGCGCTGCTGGGCCTGGACGTGCCCGAGGTGCACGGCCGTCCTTGCGGCTCGGCGGGCCTGGAGTATCTCGGCATCGCCCGAGGCGATCTGGACGCGGTGGCCTTCTCGTGGGAGAACGCGTGGGACCACGCGGCGGGGCTGCTCCTGGTGACGGAGGCGGGGGGCTCGCAGATGACGGTGGCGGGGGAGCCGTTCCGTATCGCGGGCGGCAATGCGCTGCCGTTCACGGCGGCTCGGGACGCGGAGACGGCGCGGCGGGTCCGGGCGCTTCTGCGGCGGTGACCTCGCGCTCCGGGCGTGGGCTCCGGGCGTGGGC
The Streptomyces lunaelactis genome window above contains:
- a CDS encoding TIR-like protein FxsC, encoding MPDTTPDAAAALNKVVEALHGLDRDLDGVSVAELLWLAAGAQNRAAGGDGSGITRGASASASASDPREGLSDWDRLRKPLYEPSAGGSGAALPARVVSLPRGAALPRARELATALRPLRRPWLAGRRQQLDIEATVSDYARTGELVPAFRPTPERWFDLTVVLDRSPTMAVWGDTVDELLKVLSRTGVFRTLRVRDVSIWDADSEPRSAQGRPPGAGPRNAQPRRLILVVSDCVSGAGGDNRLWDRIHHWAGAIPTVLLNPLPPKIWRHSGLDLPAVRVTPPAVPSVRNAQLRFTAPPLMDHDFQQRGSRRHTWLPVPIVGLSPRAVAKWARTLMRGDPEGCEAVLVPEPGLLHRPPAPEGTSPDGALLVEAFLHRASTAAVRLAVLCSPYPQLNIALLHLVRQELVPEATSADVAEVVVGGLVSIVEGETGRGGPVLRFREGVGERLASRLGARDALRTHDAVSRFIAAHALAPSRFPALVPDAAGDAEIASGLVPFAAASARTLRSLGLAVEEVATTAQEPTAVEAPLPSPGRTIALGTASEVDEARQLRARPVPRDPARRPYFFLSYAHTPRYGTGGPDPDMWVERLFRDLCGHVMAMTDLPAGVPAGFMDREIRTGEGWSERLGEVLGTCRVFVPLFSPRYFTSETCGKEWYAFAQRAIYHQAKSNRPAEAIVPVQWVPMPPEQLPGPAERLQFNHRAMGDRYVTDGLYGLIKLRIFAEEYERAVYELAKRIVSAADATRLAPGSPVDYRHAPSAFGRPSGGARPMHVTVAAPTRHDLPDGRASDYYGTQSQDWNPYYPDSARPLAYVAQDLVRSLNYQATVSSFDHETQSQLSRPPTRPELLLVDRWALEDEEWRQRLAAFDAEPRPWVSVVVPWNRNDPQSRVAEAELVQRLERTMPRQMRQGRAACRAAARGVPSMEAFGQLLPEVVESVAQEYLRHAEAFPPGGARRTEYPGSRTYHIPLSVEEGEDS
- a CDS encoding inositol monophosphatase family protein gives rise to the protein MIDEFLNGDLSDVEEAVRKAAATEITPRFRQLAAHEIVEKNGPHDLVTTADRLAEEHLTASLTALLPGSVVVGEEAVHADPSVYEALRGDAPVWIVDPVDGTRQFVRGEVGFCTLVALAQHGEVFASWTYAPVLEEMAIAVRGGGARLNGTVIRSGSPTPGAVLEVAHSHPDFSTPDQQRALLGLDVPEVHGRPCGSAGLEYLGIARGDLDAVAFSWENAWDHAAGLLLVTEAGGSQMTVAGEPFRIAGGNALPFTAARDAETARRVRALLRR
- a CDS encoding TIGR02569 family protein translates to MSQSPAPPASALKAFGAAETPVPLHGGQGSAWRSGALVLKPAAMAPETTWRAGVLHHLPESSGFRVARPVPAADGSWAAYGWEAWRPIGGSTDPHRADDVIRAGEAFHAALADLPRPRFIGVRDNAWSHADRLAWEETEQAPDFPLLGPLLAARRPVSAPAQIVHGDLLGNVLFEPGHPPAIIDWPPYWRPAAWASAVVAVDALCRYEAEPELLDRWSHLPDWCQLLVRALIFRIATHETLDDATERKYRPVVDLVLNEA